Proteins from a single region of Acidaminococcales bacterium:
- a CDS encoding nucleotidyltransferase domain-containing protein: MLDRNEIKKAVGAIAPRYGIQSVYLFGSYARGDADENSDLDFRIVGGNIRNLYDIAALRLDLEEALGREVDVVLTENIRDSFYQAIRDEEVPLYGGA, translated from the coding sequence ATGTTAGATCGGAACGAGATAAAAAAAGCTGTCGGCGCCATCGCGCCCAGATATGGCATTCAAAGCGTTTACCTTTTTGGTTCTTACGCGAGGGGAGACGCCGACGAAAACAGCGACTTGGACTTCCGTATCGTCGGAGGAAACATTCGTAATTTATATGACATTGCCGCCCTGCGGCTTGATCTGGAAGAAGCCCTGGGCCGCGAAGTGGACGTGGTATTGACTGAGAATATCCGGGATTCTTTCTACCAAGCAATACGCGACGAGGAGGTGCCGTTGTATGGCGGAGCATAA
- a CDS encoding DUF3780 domain-containing protein encodes MKKRTYGFGVDPAQSENHFFVLSRPKPPNAVSPPIQIYERYSWTQGDEQILTDADVLRIEISKHKWSQVKTALANEFNARLKKDGLKIGKFPAVGGAPVERLFGKEMMALLWAIEDCDPSVITTAVRNWKGLMPEERWWLYTMTNAATGELKDRRGWRKALMYALCENPVIEPRQHTLFDDRFWEGRS; translated from the coding sequence ATGAAAAAGCGAACCTACGGCTTCGGCGTAGACCCGGCGCAAAGCGAGAACCATTTCTTTGTGCTGTCGCGCCCGAAACCTCCAAACGCGGTTTCCCCGCCGATACAAATATACGAACGATACTCCTGGACGCAGGGCGACGAGCAGATTTTAACCGATGCGGACGTGCTGAGGATTGAGATATCCAAGCACAAATGGAGCCAGGTCAAGACCGCGCTTGCAAACGAGTTTAATGCCCGCCTGAAAAAAGACGGCCTAAAAATCGGCAAGTTTCCCGCCGTAGGCGGCGCGCCTGTTGAACGGCTGTTCGGCAAAGAAATGATGGCGCTTCTTTGGGCTATCGAGGACTGCGACCCGTCCGTCATCACGACAGCCGTGCGAAACTGGAAAGGGCTTATGCCGGAGGAGCGCTGGTGGCTCTACACGATGACCAACGCGGCGACGGGAGAACTCAAAGACCGCAGGGGCTGGCGCAAGGCGCTCATGTACGCGCTTTGCGAGAACCCGGTCATCGAACCCCGACAGCACACGCTGTTCGATGACCGCTTCTGGGAAGGGAGATCTTGA